The genomic region ACGGTGTCGCCCGGACCGAAGTCCGGAAGCTTGCGCACGACCTGCTCGGCTTCGAACTGCTGCAGCAGCGTGTTGAGTGAGGGTTTGTTCATGGGACGGGCCTGTTGTTGATTGCCTTCGGGAGGCATGTTGTTGCGCGAGTGCACGTGGACCCGCGTCATGGCATGGGTAAAACGGTAAGCCGGGCATTATAAGGGGCAATTCCCTTGCGATGCTAGGGTTTGGGGAGACTGTGCGGCCCGTCGCGCTGTTCCGCCAAAAAGTCGTCCAGCAGGGCTCGATCCGCCTTTGACAGCGCCTCCCGATCAATGAGCTCCGGACGCCGCTGCCAGGTTCGTCCGAGCGACTGCTTGCGGCGCCAGCGGGCAATCTCGGCATGGTTGCCCGACAACAGCACCGCTGGAACACCGCCGATGGGGTGTTCCAGCGGACGCGTGTAATGCGGGCAATCGAGCAGCCCGCCTTCGCCTTCGAAGCTGTCCTGAATGGCCGATTCGGCATCGTTCAGCGCGCCCGGCAGCAACCGCGCGGTCGTATCGATGACCACCGCCGCCGCCAGCTCGCCGCCGGACAGGACGTAGTCACCGATCGAAAGCTCTTCGTCCACCCCCGCCTGCAGCAACCGCTCGTCGACCCCTTCGTATCGGCCGCAGAGCAGGATCAGCCGGTCGCGGCAGGCCAATTCCCGGGCCTTGGCCTGAGTCAGTGGTGCGCCCTGCGGACTCATGTAGATGACGCGGACGGGGCGCGGGTCCGCTTCTCGCGCCGCTTTCAGCGCAGCCTGCAGGGGATCGATCAACATCACCATGCCCGGGCCACCGCCGAATGGGCGGTCATCGACCCGACGGTAGTTCCCTTCGGCGTAATCGCGAGGATTCCAGCCGTGGATCGACAGCAGTCCCCGCTCCTGCGCGCGCCCGACCACACCGTGACCGGCGATCTGGGAGACGAATTCTGGAAACAGACTGACGACATCGATGCGCATGGCGTCGGAAGCTTCCATCAAAAATCCGCATCCCAATCGACGATGATCCGCCCACTCTCGAAATCGAGTGTTTTCACGTAATCCGGACGCGCGAACGGGATCAGCCGCTCACGGTCGCCGCGCACCACCATCACGTCGTTCGCGCCATTGGAGAAGACGCTGCCGACCGTGCCGAACTCGACGCCTTCAAGATTCGCGACGCGCATGCCTTCGAGGTCGACCCAATAGAATTCGCCGTCTTTCGGTGGCGGCAGCGCGCTGCGCAGCACGAAGAGCTCGGCCCCGCGCAAGGCTTCTGCGGCATCCCGGTCTTCGATGTCCGGGAGCGTACCGATCAGGCCTTTGCCGCCGACGCGTCCGCGTGCACCATCGATCTCGCGTTCGCGGCCCTGCACATCGCGCAGGATCAACGGCTGGTAGCGCAGCAGGTTGGTCTGCGGGTCGGTCAGGGATTCGAGTTTCAGTTCGCCACGCACGCCAAACGCGCCGTGGATCCTGCCTACCAGGATGCGGCGCGTTGGTGTATTCATCGGGGCGGCAGCCGCGAAGACTCGCGGCCAGACGCTCAGGCGGCGGGAGCCGCAGCGACAGCGGCGGCAGCGGCCTGCTTCGCGAACTGCTTGTAGAGATCAGCGACCTTGTCGGTCATCTGCGCGCCGTGGCCGATCCAGTGCTGGGTGCGCTCGACGTCGAGCTCCACGCGCTTTTCGCTACCGGTGGCGATCGGGTTGTAGTAACCCAGGCGCTCGATGTTGCGGCCATCGCGCGAGCTGCGGCTGTCGGTAACGATGATGTGATAGAAGGGACGCTTCTTCGCGCCGCCGCGGGTGAGACGAATCTTGACCATGAGACGATCTTTCCTGTGAAGCCCAGCTGCCGGAGTGGCAGGGTAAGCCGGCCATTATAGACGGCGGTTGTTTCCGGGGGAACCCTGTTCCCACCAAACCGCCAGCATGGCCGGCAAGGCGACCGGCAGAGCGGCCTTCAGTCCCGCCAGAAGGCCGGGAGCAATCTTATGGGAGCAGGCTGCTGTACGGGTTGGGTCACCGGAACGGCATGCCGCCCCTCCCACCCATCATGCCCTTCATGCCCCGCATCAGGCCCTTCATCCCGCCGGCGCTGAGTTTGCTCATCATCTTTTCCATCTGCTGGTACTGCTTCATCAGCTTGTTGACGTCGGCCGGGGTCAGGCCAGAGCCACGGGCGATGCGGGCGCGGCGCGAGCCGTTGAGCAACGCCGGGTTGCGGCGCTCCTTCTTGGTCATGGAGTTGATGACGGCGATCATGCGCGGCACTTCTCTGCCGGTGACCTGATTCTTGACCGCGTCCGGGATCTGGCCCATGCCCGGCAGTTTGTCCATCAGGCCACTGATTCCGCCCATGTTCTGCATCTGTTCGAGCTGGTCCTTCATATCGTTCAGGTCGAATTTCTTGCCCTTGGCGACCTTTTCGGCCAATTTCTGGGCCTTGTCCTTGTCGACCTGCTGTTCGACCTGCTCGACCAGCGAGAGCACGTCGCCCATGTCGAGGATGCGGCCTGCGGCGCGATCCGGATGGAAGACATCCAGACCATCGGGCTTCTCGCCGACACCGATGAACTTGATCGGCCGGCCGGTGATGTAGCGCACCGACAGGGCCGCACCGCCACGGGCATCGCCGTCGGTCTTGGTCAGCACCACGCCGGTCAACGGCAGCGCTTCGCTGAATGCCTTGGCGGTCGTCGCCGCGTCCTGGCCGGTCATCGCATCGACCACGAACAGGGTTTCGACCGGATTGACCGCCGCGTGCAGGGCCTTGATCTCGGCCATCATCGCGTCGTCGATGGCGAGGCGACCGGCGGTGTCGACGATCAGCACATCGACGTAGGACTTGCGCGCATCGTCGATCGCGGCGCGGACGATGGCTTCCGGCTTCTGCGACGCATCGGACGGGAAGAACAGGACATCGACCTGCTCCGCCAGCGTCTTGAGCTGCTCGATCGCGGCCGGGCGATACACGTCGGCGCTGACCACCATCACTTTCTTCTTGCGCTTCTCTTTCAGATGCTTGGCGAGCTTGCCCACCGTCGTGGTCTTGCCCGCGCCCTGCAGGCCGGCCATCAGGATCACCGCGGGCGCAGGCACGTTGAGGTTCAGATCGCTCGCCGTCGAGCCCATGACAGCGGCCAGTTCGTCGCGGACGATCTTGATCAGCGCCTGCCCCGGGCTCAGCGACTTCAGCACCTCCTGACCGACCGCGCGGACCTTGATCCGCTCGATCAGCGCCTGCACCACCGGCAGCGCGACATCGGCTTCGAGCAACGCAACGCGGACATCGCGGGTGGCCTCGCGGATGTTCTCCTCGGTCAACCGGCCGCGACCACGGAGGCGCTCGATGGTGCCGGACAGACGTTGGGTGAGGGACTCGAACATGGGCGCGGACCGCAGCGGAAAAGATGCCGATTATAAGCAGTGCGGGAAGGTATCGCCGTATGCGACACTGATTCGATGGCAATCGTTCTCATCGCATCGGCTCTGTATCTGTTGTCCACGGGATTGCTCGCGCGCCGGTTGGCGCAGTCCGGGCCCGTGGCGCCGCTCGGATTGTGGGTGTCGCCTGCGATCGCGGCCCTGCTGCATGGTGCTGCCCATGTGCTGACCTGGAGGGAGGCAGGCGGTGCGAATCTGCATTTCTTCTCGGCACTGTCGCTGGTCGGTCTGGGCATGGCCGTATTGACCCTCTTGATGGGGACGCGCGGGCGCATGGCCGCACTCGGCGTGATCGTATTTCCGATCGCCGCAGCGACGCTGATGCTCTACGGCTGGGTCGGCCGGCAGGACCCCCAACCCCTGGATTGGCGCCTGCAGTTGCATGCATGGTGCGCGTTGCTGGCCTACGCCACGCTGGCGATCGCTGCGGTATTGGCGATGCTGCTATGGCTGCAGGAGCGCGCACTGCGTCGACGCCGGCTGCACGGCTGGCTGCGCGCGTTGCCGCCGTTGGTGGAACTGGAAACGCTGCTGTTCCGCACGATCGCGGTCGGATTCATCCTGCTCACGGCCACCCTGCTGACCGGGGTGCTTTTCGTCGAAGATCTGATGGCCCAGCATTTGGCGCATAAAACCGTTTTCAGCGTGCTGTCGTGGCTCGGATTCGGCGCGTTGCTGATCGGCCGCAGGCGTTATGGCTGGCGCGGAGCGACCGCCGCAAGCTGGACTCTCATCGCGATGGCGCTGCTGGTGCTGGCGTTCTTCGGCAGCAATCTGGTGCTGGAGCTGTTGCTGCAGAGACGCTGATGGCCCGTCATCCCGATGACCGGGGTGGGTTCAGCTAACTGACCGAAAAAAAAATCGCCGCACCTCTGGAAACCCGAACTCGTGTAGCTTAAGTTTCAGTCGACGGACGCGACGCTTCGGGCTCGCTACGTTTTACGAGGACATCCAGATGTCCGGCGAACCGCCTGCATGGACGCGACACGTTCAAACACGGGGGAACTGTTGTGAAATCGAAGGTACCGACTTGGCTGTTGTCGCTCGCCGCACTCTGGGCAAGTGGCGCCTGTGGGCAAACCCACGCCCAGGACGCGTTCTCCGACTGTCCGGCCTTCCCGGCCGAGACCGCAACGTCCCTGCGCTGGGAAGTCTTGCGCATTCCCAACATGCTGCTGTGCCGCGCGATGCGGACCGACGATGCGACCGAAGCGTTCGCGATGACGATCAGTCCCGAATCGCCGTTCAAGCCACGCCGCGGCGACCGCGCCGAAGTCGGAAATCTGAATGGTCGGACGGTCCAGTGGTATCGCGGCATAGTCCCCAACGAACCTGATGTCCTGATCCGGGAAACATTGATCGAAGTCAGGAAAAATCTGGTGATCCACATTTTCATGCGCGCCAAGGACGCGGAGACCTTGGCGCAACACCAGCAATTCGTGCTGTCGCTGCCGATCCCTCCGCCGACCAACGACTGAGCCCCCGCAAAACCGCCCTCCCCCAGAGATGCGGCCACGCCCGGCATCACTGCGATACCGGGTCATGACATTCCGCTGTCGTCCAGGAGAAGGAGCATGCTCAAACGTCTGACCGCCGAGTTCCTCGGCACGTTCTGGCTGGTACTGGGCGGGTGCGGCAGCGCGGTACTCGCCGCCAATTTCGGCGGCGACGGCAATCCACTCGGGATCGGGCTGCTCGGCGTCTCGCTGGCCTTCGGTCTGACCGTGCTCACCGGCGCCTATGCGCTGGGGCATATTTCGGGTGGACACTTCAATCCGGCGGTGAGCTTCGGCCTGTGGGCTGGCGGCCGATTCCCCGCGAAGGATCTCGCACCCTACATCGTGGCGCAGGTGATCGGCGCCGTCGCTGCAGGATTCATCCTGTTCCAGATCGCCAGCGGTCGCCCCGATTTCGCCATCGACCCGTCATCCGCCGGGGCGTTTGCCACCAACGGTTACGACGCCTTGTCGCCCGGCGGCTACAGCGCAGCGGCGGCATTCCTGTGCGAAGTGGTCATGACCGCGTTCTTCCTGGTGGTGATCCTGGGCGCAACCCACAAGAACGCTCCGGCCGGCTTCGCACCGATCGCCATCGGCCTGGGCTTGACCCTGATCCATCTGATCAGTATCCCGGTCACCAACACATCCGTGAACCCGGCCCGTTCGACCGGTGTCGCGCTGTTCGTGGGCGGAGGCGCAGTCGAGCAGCTGTGGCTGTTCTGGCTGGCGCCGATCCTGGGCGGGCTGATCGGCGGCTTCCTCTACAAGTGGCTGGGCAACGACCGGAACTGATCGTCGACGCCAGAGGTCACGAACCAGGGTCGCGTCGCAGGACGCGGCCTTGAGTTTCGGCGATCGCCGGCGCCTGTTTCAGAACCGCCCCTCCTGGTAATCCACGAAGGCCTGCATCAGTTCCTCGCGGGTGTTCATCACGAACGGACCATGGCGTGCGACCGGCTCGCGCAACGGACGTCCCGCAACCAGTATCAGCCGCGCACCGTCCGCAGTCGCCCGCAGCGACAGCTCGTCGCCGCCACCCAGCACGCCGAGCTCCTGAGTTTCGACCGGGCGCGCATCAGCACCCTCTCCGACCGAAATGCCGCCTTCGTAGACGTACAAGAATGCGTTGTGACCCACGGGCAGCGCGCGTGCCCACACCGTGCCCGGCGCAAGCTCGATATCGAGATACAGCGGGTCGGTCGCCGGCTGCACGATCGGCCCGCGCACCGCAGCCCCGCTGGCATCCGCGACATCGCCGGCGATGACTTTCACCGTGACGCCTTCAGCCGGGTGCACCACCGGCATCCGCTCCGGCGCGAATTCCTGATACTGCGGCTCGCCCATCTTCAGCGCCGCCGGCAGGTTCACCCACAGTTGGAAGCCACGCATGCGGCCTTCCTGCTGTTCGGGCATTTCGGAATGGACCACGCCACGGCCAGCGGTCATCCACTGCACGGCACCCGGCACCAGCAGGCCTTCATTGCCGTGGTTGTCGCGGTGGCGCATGCGGCCATCCAGCATGTAGGTGACGGTTTCGAAGCCACGATGCGGATGTTCCGGGAAGCCGGCGATGTAATCCTCGGCGCGGTCGGTACCGAATTCGTCGAGCATCAGGAACGGGTCGAGGTCGGGCAACTGCTGGGTACCGATGACCCGGCGCAGCTTCACCCCGGCGCCATCGGAGGTCGGCATGCCGCGGACCTTGCGGGTGATGTGGGCATGGTTGACGTGGGGGTCGGACATGGTCGCTCCGGGTCAGTTTGGATCGCTACAGGATGTGGCCGCTGCCGAGCCGGCCCCAGCAACGGCGCTGGAACGGATCGTTTCGATTGGCATGCATATTGCTTTGAACGGCGGAACCGCGACGCTTATCACAGCATGCGCGGGATCCAGCACACAGCACTCTGGGAGACGCAACACGATGAACCGGAATATCGGAACCCTGATGGTCGGCGCGATGGCCCTTGTCGGCCTCGCTTCCTGC from Lysobacter sp. harbors:
- the rimM gene encoding ribosome maturation factor RimM codes for the protein MNTPTRRILVGRIHGAFGVRGELKLESLTDPQTNLLRYQPLILRDVQGREREIDGARGRVGGKGLIGTLPDIEDRDAAEALRGAELFVLRSALPPPKDGEFYWVDLEGMRVANLEGVEFGTVGSVFSNGANDVMVVRGDRERLIPFARPDYVKTLDFESGRIIVDWDADF
- the rpsP gene encoding 30S ribosomal protein S16, giving the protein MVKIRLTRGGAKKRPFYHIIVTDSRSSRDGRNIERLGYYNPIATGSEKRVELDVERTQHWIGHGAQMTDKVADLYKQFAKQAAAAAVAAAPAA
- the ffh gene encoding signal recognition particle protein — encoded protein: MFESLTQRLSGTIERLRGRGRLTEENIREATRDVRVALLEADVALPVVQALIERIKVRAVGQEVLKSLSPGQALIKIVRDELAAVMGSTASDLNLNVPAPAVILMAGLQGAGKTTTVGKLAKHLKEKRKKKVMVVSADVYRPAAIEQLKTLAEQVDVLFFPSDASQKPEAIVRAAIDDARKSYVDVLIVDTAGRLAIDDAMMAEIKALHAAVNPVETLFVVDAMTGQDAATTAKAFSEALPLTGVVLTKTDGDARGGAALSVRYITGRPIKFIGVGEKPDGLDVFHPDRAAGRILDMGDVLSLVEQVEQQVDKDKAQKLAEKVAKGKKFDLNDMKDQLEQMQNMGGISGLMDKLPGMGQIPDAVKNQVTGREVPRMIAVINSMTKKERRNPALLNGSRRARIARGSGLTPADVNKLMKQYQQMEKMMSKLSAGGMKGLMRGMKGMMGGRGGMPFR
- the ccsA gene encoding cytochrome c biogenesis protein CcsA, producing MAIVLIASALYLLSTGLLARRLAQSGPVAPLGLWVSPAIAALLHGAAHVLTWREAGGANLHFFSALSLVGLGMAVLTLLMGTRGRMAALGVIVFPIAAATLMLYGWVGRQDPQPLDWRLQLHAWCALLAYATLAIAAVLAMLLWLQERALRRRRLHGWLRALPPLVELETLLFRTIAVGFILLTATLLTGVLFVEDLMAQHLAHKTVFSVLSWLGFGALLIGRRRYGWRGATAASWTLIAMALLVLAFFGSNLVLELLLQRR
- the aqpZ gene encoding aquaporin Z codes for the protein MLKRLTAEFLGTFWLVLGGCGSAVLAANFGGDGNPLGIGLLGVSLAFGLTVLTGAYALGHISGGHFNPAVSFGLWAGGRFPAKDLAPYIVAQVIGAVAAGFILFQIASGRPDFAIDPSSAGAFATNGYDALSPGGYSAAAAFLCEVVMTAFFLVVILGATHKNAPAGFAPIAIGLGLTLIHLISIPVTNTSVNPARSTGVALFVGGGAVEQLWLFWLAPILGGLIGGFLYKWLGNDRN
- a CDS encoding pirin family protein; the encoded protein is MSDPHVNHAHITRKVRGMPTSDGAGVKLRRVIGTQQLPDLDPFLMLDEFGTDRAEDYIAGFPEHPHRGFETVTYMLDGRMRHRDNHGNEGLLVPGAVQWMTAGRGVVHSEMPEQQEGRMRGFQLWVNLPAALKMGEPQYQEFAPERMPVVHPAEGVTVKVIAGDVADASGAAVRGPIVQPATDPLYLDIELAPGTVWARALPVGHNAFLYVYEGGISVGEGADARPVETQELGVLGGGDELSLRATADGARLILVAGRPLREPVARHGPFVMNTREELMQAFVDYQEGRF
- the trmD gene encoding tRNA (guanosine(37)-N1)-methyltransferase TrmD: MRIDVVSLFPEFVSQIAGHGVVGRAQERGLLSIHGWNPRDYAEGNYRRVDDRPFGGGPGMVMLIDPLQAALKAAREADPRPVRVIYMSPQGAPLTQAKARELACRDRLILLCGRYEGVDERLLQAGVDEELSIGDYVLSGGELAAAVVIDTTARLLPGALNDAESAIQDSFEGEGGLLDCPHYTRPLEHPIGGVPAVLLSGNHAEIARWRRKQSLGRTWQRRPELIDREALSKADRALLDDFLAEQRDGPHSLPKP